One stretch of Thermococcus sp. M36 DNA includes these proteins:
- a CDS encoding metal ABC transporter solute-binding protein, Zn/Mn family — MKARVFIPLMLFLGALMPLMGASGEKPLVVTTIAPLEGIVSDAFGDSVEVVYLIPPGADPHEYQLTASQIELLRRADVIVTTGGHLPVEKRIAELKKEGTITGEVLFLEDYRENGFRYLGEHWYNDKDNPHGIWLDPKNALAMAKATEKALEREDPLRAELYAMEYRSFEERVKAIVDSYRALMEENRSAVIQTPANQYAVEWLGIRAVASIKPEEEVPAIGIDDLVSTAENADMIVYATDSPGQLKDAARELALKSGKPLAEITVFWGGRPYTEILIENSAAVVKALSGKTPTEKPGATTDATRYALVSLVVGVVLGTALGVVLKK; from the coding sequence ATGAAGGCGAGGGTATTTATCCCCCTCATGCTGTTCCTTGGAGCGCTCATGCCGCTGATGGGGGCCTCGGGGGAAAAGCCTCTGGTGGTGACAACGATAGCACCGCTGGAGGGAATAGTGAGCGACGCCTTCGGGGATTCGGTTGAGGTGGTCTACCTGATACCCCCGGGTGCAGACCCTCACGAGTACCAGCTCACAGCGAGCCAGATAGAGCTCCTCCGGAGGGCGGACGTGATAGTAACAACGGGCGGCCACCTGCCGGTTGAGAAAAGGATAGCGGAGCTGAAGAAAGAAGGCACGATAACAGGGGAGGTTCTCTTCCTCGAAGACTACCGGGAAAACGGCTTCCGCTACCTTGGGGAGCACTGGTACAACGATAAGGACAACCCCCACGGGATATGGCTCGACCCCAAGAATGCGCTGGCGATGGCAAAGGCAACTGAAAAGGCGCTTGAAAGGGAGGATCCATTAAGGGCCGAGCTCTACGCGATGGAGTACAGGAGCTTCGAGGAGAGGGTGAAGGCGATAGTTGACTCCTACCGGGCCCTTATGGAGGAGAACAGGAGCGCCGTGATTCAGACCCCTGCGAACCAGTACGCGGTCGAGTGGCTCGGGATAAGGGCGGTAGCGTCTATAAAACCCGAGGAAGAGGTGCCGGCGATAGGGATCGACGACCTCGTCTCAACTGCGGAAAATGCGGACATGATCGTTTACGCCACCGACAGCCCAGGCCAGCTAAAGGATGCCGCGAGAGAGCTGGCGTTGAAGAGCGGAAAACCCCTGGCGGAGATAACAGTCTTCTGGGGCGGCAGGCCGTACACAGAGATCCTCATTGAGAACAGCGCGGCCGTTGTAAAAGCCCTAAGCGGAAAAACCCCTACTGAAAAGCCCGGAGCCACAACGGACGCGACAAGGTATGCCCTGGTATCCCTTGTGGTGGGGGTTGTCCTCGGGACAGCTTTGGGCGTGGTACTGAAGAAGTGA
- a CDS encoding ABC transporter permease, with amino-acid sequence MDLGSVISILITSLMAMVPIVLTSVGAVWSERAGVVSIGYEGVLLMSAFFGAIAAEVTGSGIMGLVGGIATGIIFGILHGVLTVYLKGDHIIPGIGINLLAMGVVPFGILAYWGTAGQHQVAVTLWSWNTKYGKISPMVFVTIAIAIITWWVLFKTPLGLRVRSVGENPEAADALGINVEKYRFWSAVYGHALAGLGGAYMSVAWLGVVQKTMSAGRGFIALANMVFSGWNPLVALLGGWLFGFFDALAAWLAPLHIIPGQFILMLPYIMTLIIVAGIIGKARPPKWDGRPYKRE; translated from the coding sequence ATGGACCTTGGGTCGGTTATATCCATACTCATAACCTCCCTCATGGCCATGGTGCCCATAGTGCTCACGAGCGTCGGTGCCGTCTGGAGTGAGAGGGCAGGTGTGGTCAGCATTGGCTATGAGGGAGTCCTCCTCATGAGTGCGTTCTTTGGCGCAATAGCCGCGGAAGTGACCGGCAGCGGCATCATGGGGCTTGTTGGCGGCATAGCCACGGGCATCATCTTCGGAATCCTCCATGGAGTCCTCACGGTGTACCTCAAGGGCGACCACATCATACCGGGTATAGGCATCAACCTGCTGGCTATGGGTGTCGTCCCCTTCGGTATCCTCGCCTACTGGGGAACCGCCGGCCAGCACCAGGTCGCCGTTACGCTCTGGAGCTGGAACACCAAGTACGGCAAGATAAGCCCCATGGTGTTCGTGACCATAGCGATAGCGATCATCACGTGGTGGGTGCTCTTCAAGACACCCCTTGGACTGCGCGTTAGGTCGGTCGGTGAGAACCCTGAGGCGGCTGACGCCCTCGGTATAAACGTCGAGAAGTACAGGTTCTGGTCAGCGGTCTACGGCCACGCGCTGGCGGGCCTCGGAGGGGCGTACATGAGCGTCGCCTGGCTCGGAGTTGTTCAGAAAACGATGTCCGCCGGCAGGGGATTCATAGCACTCGCCAACATGGTCTTCAGCGGCTGGAACCCCCTTGTTGCCCTCCTCGGCGGCTGGCTCTTCGGCTTCTTCGACGCACTGGCGGCGTGGCTCGCACCGCTCCACATAATACCCGGGCAGTTCATCCTGATGCTGCCCTACATAATGACCCTTATCATCGTGGCAGGAATCATTGGCAAGGCTAGGCCGCCGAAGTGGGACGGAAGGCCCTACAAGAGGGAGTGA
- a CDS encoding ABC transporter permease has protein sequence MKSSKSDALKFFNFKALIESLIAIFVGFLLGAIVLLAFGYSPVETYYWLFKGALGSTNGIASTLAYSTPIMLTALTFAISARTGIFNIGAEGSFYFGAIAAVIFTNIWGNMWFGLAMGMLLGALWSLPAAFLKVYRGVHEVISTIMLNWIAWFFVLWLVVGPYANPNDPNKTIRIPESARLPLIGNTDLSIAFIIAVIASILTYYLLWHTVFGFGMRASGINPRAARYGGVNPNKAIIWSFVIGGIMSGLGGAMKIMGEPPTYAISQGMANVYGLGFDGIGVALVGRNHPLGIIFAAIFFGMLRAGTPLMQIGAQVPLEIIKVIQGIIVITVAIPGLYDMIKKALARGEA, from the coding sequence ATGAAGAGCTCAAAAAGTGATGCCCTTAAGTTCTTCAACTTCAAAGCTCTCATCGAGAGTCTCATAGCCATCTTCGTCGGCTTCCTCCTGGGGGCCATAGTGCTCCTGGCCTTCGGATACAGTCCTGTAGAGACGTACTACTGGCTCTTCAAGGGCGCTCTCGGCTCAACCAACGGTATAGCCAGCACCCTCGCGTACTCCACCCCGATAATGCTCACGGCACTCACGTTTGCCATAAGCGCCAGGACTGGAATCTTCAACATCGGTGCGGAGGGTTCCTTCTACTTCGGTGCGATAGCGGCCGTCATCTTCACCAACATATGGGGCAACATGTGGTTCGGTCTCGCCATGGGCATGCTCCTCGGTGCGCTCTGGAGCCTCCCTGCGGCCTTCCTTAAGGTCTACCGCGGTGTCCACGAGGTTATATCCACCATCATGCTCAACTGGATAGCGTGGTTCTTTGTCCTCTGGCTCGTCGTCGGCCCGTACGCCAACCCCAACGACCCCAACAAGACCATAAGGATCCCCGAAAGTGCCAGGCTCCCCCTGATAGGGAACACTGACCTCTCAATAGCCTTCATAATTGCGGTCATTGCCTCAATCCTCACGTACTACCTCCTCTGGCACACGGTCTTCGGGTTTGGCATGAGGGCAAGCGGCATCAACCCGAGGGCCGCCAGGTACGGCGGTGTTAACCCGAACAAGGCAATAATATGGTCCTTTGTTATAGGCGGAATCATGAGCGGCCTTGGTGGCGCCATGAAGATCATGGGTGAGCCGCCAACATACGCCATAAGCCAGGGAATGGCCAACGTCTACGGCCTGGGTTTCGATGGAATAGGCGTCGCCCTCGTCGGCAGGAACCACCCGCTGGGCATAATCTTCGCCGCGATATTCTTCGGAATGCTCCGCGCAGGTACCCCGCTGATGCAGATCGGCGCGCAGGTACCCCTTGAGATTATCAAGGTCATACAGGGTATCATTGTCATAACCGTTGCCATTCCTGGACTCTACGACATGATTAAGAAGGCTCTCGCGAGGGGGGAGGCCTGA
- a CDS encoding ABC transporter ATP-binding protein yields MEETPILEMKGIVKVYPDGTRALKGVDLTVYKGEILGLLGENGAGKTTLMKILFGMLHPTAGKIYIRGKETRFKSPADALANGIGMVHQHFTLVEVFDALHNIILGMEGHGLFSKIDVGRARKKLQELMEDLNFKVPLDVPVEELPVGVQQRIEILKMLFRDVDVLILDEPTAVLTPIEVEELFAVLKKLKAEGKTIIFISHKLNEVMELTDRVTVIRKGEVIGTVKTSEATPQLLARMMVGRDVVLRIQKPPKEPGKPILEIKNLWVKGDRGEDAVKGLSFEVRAGEIFGIAGVEGNGQTELIEAITGLRKPEKGSVLLNGQDITGRSPKKLYDAGMAHIPEDRTHMGLVLDMTVTENAILGLQWRKEFQRWKGAIDWGKAKKHTMKLIEQFEISAPGVDAPVKSLSGGNQQKLIVAREVSKQPVLIIASQPTRGVDVASTEYIRNYLVKLRNEGKAVLLVSADLDEVIQLSDRMGIIYEGEFMGVVKPEEVTTEEIGMMMGGIRYEELKK; encoded by the coding sequence ATGGAAGAGACTCCAATACTGGAAATGAAAGGCATCGTGAAGGTCTATCCAGACGGCACAAGGGCCCTGAAGGGTGTTGACCTCACGGTATATAAGGGTGAGATTCTCGGCCTCCTCGGTGAGAACGGCGCGGGCAAGACGACCCTCATGAAGATTCTCTTTGGGATGCTCCACCCAACCGCGGGTAAAATCTACATCCGCGGTAAGGAGACCCGCTTTAAGAGCCCGGCCGATGCTCTCGCAAACGGCATCGGTATGGTTCACCAGCACTTTACTCTCGTTGAGGTTTTTGACGCTCTCCACAACATAATCCTCGGTATGGAGGGGCACGGGCTGTTTTCGAAGATAGATGTTGGTAGGGCGAGAAAGAAGCTCCAGGAGCTTATGGAGGACCTTAACTTTAAGGTGCCCCTCGACGTGCCCGTTGAGGAGCTCCCCGTTGGTGTCCAGCAGAGGATCGAGATACTCAAGATGCTCTTTAGGGACGTTGACGTGCTGATCCTCGACGAGCCGACGGCGGTTCTCACCCCGATAGAAGTCGAAGAGCTGTTTGCCGTCCTCAAAAAGCTCAAGGCTGAAGGTAAAACTATAATCTTCATCAGCCACAAACTCAACGAGGTCATGGAGCTGACGGACAGGGTTACCGTTATCCGGAAGGGTGAGGTGATAGGAACCGTCAAGACCAGCGAGGCCACTCCCCAGCTCCTCGCGAGGATGATGGTCGGCAGGGACGTCGTTCTCAGGATCCAGAAGCCGCCGAAAGAACCCGGAAAGCCGATACTTGAGATCAAGAACCTCTGGGTCAAGGGCGACAGGGGAGAGGATGCTGTTAAAGGCCTGTCCTTTGAGGTGAGGGCCGGCGAAATATTTGGAATAGCCGGGGTCGAGGGCAACGGCCAGACGGAGCTTATCGAGGCCATAACCGGCCTTAGAAAGCCCGAAAAGGGAAGTGTTCTCCTCAACGGGCAGGATATTACCGGCAGATCTCCCAAGAAACTTTATGATGCTGGAATGGCCCACATCCCGGAGGACAGGACCCACATGGGACTTGTGCTCGACATGACCGTTACCGAGAACGCGATCCTCGGCCTGCAGTGGAGGAAGGAGTTCCAGCGCTGGAAGGGTGCCATAGACTGGGGCAAGGCCAAGAAGCACACGATGAAGCTCATCGAGCAGTTCGAGATATCCGCTCCCGGAGTGGACGCCCCGGTCAAGAGCCTCAGCGGTGGAAACCAGCAGAAGCTCATCGTTGCCAGAGAGGTCAGCAAACAGCCTGTCCTTATAATAGCATCCCAGCCGACGCGTGGTGTTGACGTGGCCTCCACCGAGTACATCCGCAACTACCTCGTGAAGCTCAGGAACGAGGGCAAGGCCGTTCTCCTTGTCTCGGCAGACCTTGATGAGGTCATCCAGCTCAGCGACAGGATGGGAATAATCTACGAGGGCGAGTTCATGGGAGTTGTCAAGCCCGAGGAGGTCACCACAGAGGAGATAGGAATGATGATGGGGGGAATACGCTATGAAGAGCTCAAAAAGTGA
- a CDS encoding BMP family protein, giving the protein MRKWLSLFLIGLLAISVVASGCISNGGETTTQTKGKIAIVYDVGGRGDLSFNDMAYIGAKKAAEDFNLELVELQSNTEDDYVKNLETLAQQGDYLVIIAVGFMMTDAVKKVASEYPNQHFAIIDGFDPDMPDNVMMILFKENEGSALIGALAALIAADSGKDKVGIVLGMEIPVLYKFEGGYRFGVAWAEDYYKQKTGKDVNIDVLYQYTGTFTDPAKGYQAAKAQLDQGAWVIYQVAGGTGVGVFNAISEYLQAHNQKMGPPFAVGVDSAQDWIKPGAIIASMMKRVDVGVYTAVKDAVEGNFKGGVVELGLKENGVGVSTVDDVMAMFDSLPEDTQQQKLKELGFTSKDELRKYLEDTRKQVPDWIWQAVDELKQKITSGEIKVPKAFNKDEIEAIRSAKTWQEMMQLAE; this is encoded by the coding sequence ATGAGGAAGTGGTTAAGCCTGTTTTTAATCGGCCTCCTAGCCATAAGCGTCGTGGCCAGCGGCTGTATAAGCAACGGTGGGGAGACCACCACCCAGACCAAGGGCAAGATTGCCATCGTCTACGATGTTGGTGGTAGGGGTGACCTGAGCTTCAACGACATGGCTTACATAGGTGCCAAAAAGGCCGCTGAGGACTTCAACCTCGAGCTCGTTGAGCTCCAGAGCAACACCGAGGATGACTACGTCAAGAACCTTGAGACCCTCGCCCAGCAGGGCGACTACCTCGTTATAATCGCGGTCGGTTTCATGATGACCGATGCCGTCAAGAAGGTCGCCTCGGAGTACCCGAACCAGCACTTCGCGATCATTGACGGCTTTGACCCGGACATGCCGGACAACGTCATGATGATACTCTTCAAGGAGAACGAGGGTTCCGCGCTCATAGGCGCTCTTGCGGCCCTCATTGCCGCTGACAGCGGCAAGGACAAGGTTGGAATCGTCCTTGGAATGGAGATACCGGTTCTCTACAAGTTCGAGGGCGGCTACCGCTTTGGTGTCGCCTGGGCCGAGGACTACTACAAGCAGAAGACCGGAAAGGACGTTAACATAGACGTCCTCTACCAGTACACTGGAACCTTCACCGATCCGGCCAAGGGCTACCAGGCCGCCAAGGCCCAGCTTGACCAGGGCGCCTGGGTCATCTACCAGGTCGCCGGCGGAACCGGTGTCGGTGTCTTCAACGCCATCAGCGAGTACCTCCAGGCCCACAACCAGAAGATGGGCCCGCCTTTCGCCGTCGGTGTTGACTCCGCCCAGGACTGGATCAAGCCTGGAGCGATCATCGCTAGCATGATGAAGCGCGTTGACGTTGGTGTCTACACCGCCGTCAAGGACGCCGTCGAGGGCAACTTCAAGGGAGGTGTTGTCGAGCTCGGCCTCAAGGAGAACGGTGTCGGCGTCAGCACCGTTGACGACGTCATGGCCATGTTTGACTCCCTCCCCGAGGACACCCAGCAGCAGAAGCTTAAGGAGCTCGGATTCACCAGCAAGGACGAGCTCAGGAAGTACCTTGAGGACACCAGGAAGCAGGTTCCGGACTGGATCTGGCAGGCCGTCGACGAGCTCAAGCAGAAGATAACCAGCGGCGAGATCAAGGTTCCGAAGGCCTTCAACAAGGACGAGATTGAGGCCATCAGGAGCGCCAAGACCTGGCAGGAAATGATGCAGCTCGCCGAGTGA
- the ftsY gene encoding signal recognition particle-docking protein FtsY, translated as MFGKLREKLKKFTKTVEEKIEEEEKVLEKKAPEEKKGFIEKLLQVEIKDKDVEDALDELELELLEADVALETVEALREKIKEKLVGRKVRIGTNKEKIIEDALREAILEILTPERRIDLIETIKSKEEKPFIIVFVGFNGSGKTTTIAKLAHWLKKNGLSVVIAASDTFRAGAIEQVEEHARRVGVKVIKHSYGADPAAVAYDAIQHAKARGIDVVLIDTAGRNELNRNLMDEMRKIVRVTEPDLVIFVGDSLAGNSVVEQAKQFNGAVKIDGVVLTKLDADARGGAALSISHAIGAPILFVGVGQGYDDLKPFDERWFVERIFGEA; from the coding sequence ATGTTTGGAAAACTCAGGGAAAAGCTCAAAAAGTTCACAAAGACCGTTGAGGAGAAGATAGAGGAAGAGGAAAAGGTCCTCGAAAAGAAAGCTCCCGAAGAAAAGAAAGGATTCATTGAAAAGCTTCTCCAGGTGGAGATAAAGGATAAGGACGTTGAGGATGCCCTTGATGAGCTGGAGCTGGAACTGCTTGAGGCCGATGTGGCACTGGAGACCGTTGAAGCCCTCAGAGAGAAAATAAAAGAGAAGCTCGTTGGCAGGAAAGTCCGCATAGGCACAAACAAGGAGAAGATCATTGAAGATGCCCTCCGCGAGGCAATACTCGAAATTCTAACACCCGAAAGGAGGATAGACCTCATAGAGACCATAAAGTCCAAGGAGGAGAAGCCCTTCATAATAGTCTTCGTCGGTTTCAACGGCTCCGGAAAGACGACCACTATAGCCAAGCTCGCCCACTGGCTCAAGAAGAACGGGCTTTCAGTTGTCATAGCAGCGAGCGATACCTTCAGAGCCGGGGCGATTGAGCAGGTTGAGGAGCACGCAAGGCGCGTCGGTGTTAAGGTGATAAAGCACTCCTACGGTGCCGACCCCGCGGCTGTCGCCTACGACGCGATCCAGCACGCGAAGGCGAGGGGAATAGACGTCGTCCTCATCGACACCGCCGGAAGGAACGAACTGAACAGAAACCTCATGGACGAGATGAGGAAGATAGTCCGTGTCACCGAGCCGGATTTGGTGATCTTCGTCGGTGACAGTCTTGCCGGAAACTCGGTTGTCGAGCAGGCCAAGCAGTTCAACGGGGCTGTAAAGATAGACGGCGTGGTACTCACCAAGCTCGATGCCGACGCACGCGGCGGTGCAGCTCTGAGCATAAGCCACGCGATAGGCGCGCCGATACTCTTCGTTGGTGTCGGTCAGGGCTACGACGATCTCAAGCCCTTTGACGAGAGGTGGTTCGTGGAGAGGATTTTCGGGGAGGCTTAG
- the surE gene encoding 5'/3'-nucleotidase SurE, giving the protein MPKILLTNDDGIYSNGIRAAVKALSELGEVYVVAPLFQRSASGRAMTLHRPIRAKLVNVPGAKVAYGIDGTPTDCVIFALARFEKFDLAVSGINLGENLSTEITVSGTASAAIEAATHRIPAIAISQEVDWKKTLSEGEGVDFSASVHFLRKIAGSVLIRGLPDGVDMLNVNVPGSATPETEIAVTRLARKRYNPTIEERVDPRGHSYYWIVGRKTTEFEPGTDAYALKVERKVSVTPINIDMTAGVDFEEIKRVLISGD; this is encoded by the coding sequence ATGCCAAAGATACTCCTCACCAACGACGATGGCATCTACTCCAATGGGATAAGGGCCGCTGTGAAAGCCCTCAGCGAGCTCGGCGAGGTCTACGTTGTCGCGCCGCTCTTCCAGAGGAGCGCTAGTGGCCGTGCTATGACGCTCCACAGGCCGATAAGGGCGAAGCTTGTAAACGTTCCAGGGGCAAAGGTAGCTTATGGGATTGATGGAACGCCGACAGACTGCGTCATCTTCGCCCTCGCGCGCTTCGAGAAGTTCGACCTGGCAGTCAGCGGAATAAACCTCGGTGAGAACCTCAGCACCGAGATAACAGTTTCTGGAACCGCATCGGCCGCCATTGAAGCCGCGACCCATAGGATTCCCGCCATAGCGATAAGCCAGGAGGTGGACTGGAAGAAGACCCTCAGCGAGGGTGAGGGAGTAGACTTCTCTGCCTCTGTGCATTTTCTCAGGAAAATCGCCGGGAGCGTCCTGATAAGAGGCCTTCCCGATGGGGTGGATATGCTGAACGTGAACGTGCCAGGAAGCGCGACGCCTGAAACCGAGATTGCAGTAACCAGGCTTGCCAGGAAACGCTACAACCCCACCATCGAGGAGCGCGTTGACCCCAGAGGGCACTCGTACTACTGGATAGTTGGAAGGAAGACGACCGAGTTCGAGCCCGGGACGGACGCTTATGCACTCAAAGTCGAGAGAAAGGTCAGCGTGACGCCGATAAACATAGATATGACAGCAGGGGTTGACTTCGAGGAAATAAAAAGGGTGTTAATAAGTGGGGACTAA
- a CDS encoding archaeosine biosynthesis radical SAM protein RaSEA, which yields MSYWTSEDNVAGKPGTALFIILPTVGCYRFRIEQACYMCAYPTAAPKVKWSQEAIVDYVREALRKIEGKKGPFAVRMFTSGSFLDNGELKPETRKKIFEILAGIDEVEEIVIESRSELVRYDAVKELAEIVPGKHFEVAIGLETANDDVADVSINKGNTFADFVKAAEATHEAGAKVKTYLLLKPIFLSERDGMEDAKESVIKAEPYTDTFSINITDIQKGTLYERLWEKKEYRPPWLWSAVELLIWAKRKFPNKRILSDPVGAGSKRGPHNCLTDYDRTIGRAIKKFSATQELSHIENLKPECRERWEYIVENNLLDWQLITW from the coding sequence ATGAGCTACTGGACGAGCGAGGACAACGTGGCCGGAAAACCTGGAACGGCCCTTTTCATCATCCTGCCTACGGTGGGCTGCTACCGCTTTAGAATAGAGCAGGCGTGCTACATGTGCGCCTACCCCACGGCGGCCCCGAAGGTAAAATGGAGCCAGGAGGCAATAGTGGACTATGTGAGAGAGGCTCTCAGGAAGATTGAGGGTAAAAAAGGGCCCTTTGCGGTCAGGATGTTCACTTCAGGCTCATTCCTTGACAACGGTGAGCTTAAGCCCGAGACGAGGAAGAAAATCTTTGAAATCCTCGCGGGGATCGATGAGGTCGAGGAGATAGTCATCGAGAGCAGGAGCGAGCTCGTTCGCTACGACGCGGTTAAGGAGTTGGCCGAAATAGTCCCTGGCAAGCACTTCGAGGTGGCGATAGGGCTGGAAACAGCGAACGACGACGTTGCCGATGTTTCGATAAACAAAGGGAACACCTTCGCCGATTTCGTGAAGGCCGCAGAGGCGACCCACGAGGCAGGGGCAAAGGTGAAGACCTACCTCCTCCTCAAGCCGATCTTTCTGAGCGAGCGTGATGGGATGGAGGACGCCAAGGAGAGTGTAATTAAGGCCGAACCCTACACGGACACCTTCTCCATCAACATAACCGATATTCAAAAGGGCACGCTCTATGAGCGCCTGTGGGAGAAGAAGGAGTACCGCCCACCGTGGCTCTGGAGCGCGGTGGAACTGCTTATCTGGGCCAAAAGAAAGTTCCCGAACAAGAGGATCCTCAGCGACCCGGTTGGCGCTGGATCCAAGCGCGGCCCCCACAACTGCCTGACCGACTACGACAGAACCATAGGCAGGGCGATAAAGAAGTTCTCGGCCACCCAGGAGCTGAGCCACATCGAGAACCTTAAACCGGAGTGCCGCGAGAGGTGGGAGTATATTGTCGAGAACAACCTGCTCGACTGGCAGCTGATCACATGGTGA
- a CDS encoding 2-oxoglutarate ferredoxin oxidoreductase subunit delta, whose amino-acid sequence MADVEGKTVIVKGGYLVSGKAEGVVEIDVDTFLCKGCGICLEMCPRKVFEWSKELSEKGVHYPVPVHADKCVKCKLCELLCPDFAIAVRW is encoded by the coding sequence ATGGCAGATGTCGAAGGGAAGACCGTCATCGTGAAGGGGGGCTACCTCGTAAGTGGCAAAGCCGAGGGCGTTGTTGAAATCGATGTTGACACTTTTCTCTGCAAGGGCTGTGGAATCTGCCTTGAGATGTGTCCCAGAAAGGTGTTTGAGTGGAGCAAAGAGCTGAGCGAGAAGGGCGTTCATTATCCGGTTCCGGTTCACGCGGATAAATGCGTTAAGTGCAAGCTGTGTGAGCTGCTCTGTCCGGACTTTGCTATTGCAGTTAGGTGGTGA
- a CDS encoding 2-oxoacid:acceptor oxidoreductase subunit alpha — protein MIIRGDEPEQVRLIRKLYKPGNYFMQGNEAVAYGAIFAGCRFYAGYPITPSSEIAETMARELPKLGGYYLQMEDEIGSIAAMVGASWTGFKVMTATAGPGFSLMQENLGYAVMTETPLVLVDVQRSGPSTGQATKGAQGDFFQARWGTHGDHPIIAVSPTSGQDAFWETIRAFNIAEKLRTPVVVLFDGVLAHTREQIRIPDIEEVEIAYRKLPQNEEEAKLPFGDPHGDGVPPMPLFGHGYFTHVTGSTHKENGLRDVYTPEVHDRLVRRIHRKIEQNREVYEKYEEHFTEDAEILVVSWGVTARPALGAVLKARKEGINVGLFVPKTVHPFPSERMRELAKKARAILVAEMNLGQMIIEVERYVNDDVLLRGVNRIGGVPLTVEEILREIRGVA, from the coding sequence ATGATAATCCGGGGAGACGAGCCTGAACAGGTCAGGCTCATTAGAAAGCTCTACAAACCGGGCAACTACTTCATGCAGGGCAACGAGGCAGTCGCCTACGGGGCTATCTTTGCGGGATGCAGGTTTTACGCCGGCTACCCGATAACCCCGTCGAGCGAGATAGCCGAAACGATGGCTAGGGAGCTTCCAAAGCTCGGCGGCTACTATCTGCAGATGGAGGACGAGATTGGGAGCATAGCGGCAATGGTCGGCGCCTCCTGGACGGGCTTCAAGGTGATGACGGCAACTGCCGGCCCAGGTTTCAGCCTCATGCAGGAGAACCTCGGCTACGCTGTGATGACCGAGACTCCCCTCGTCCTTGTCGATGTCCAGAGGAGCGGGCCGAGCACGGGGCAGGCGACGAAGGGGGCGCAGGGCGACTTCTTTCAGGCAAGATGGGGGACGCACGGAGACCACCCGATAATAGCGGTTTCTCCGACGAGCGGGCAAGATGCATTCTGGGAGACGATTAGGGCGTTCAACATAGCTGAGAAGCTGAGAACACCGGTCGTGGTTCTCTTCGACGGTGTTCTGGCCCACACGAGGGAGCAGATAAGGATCCCGGACATCGAGGAGGTAGAGATAGCCTACCGCAAGCTTCCCCAGAACGAGGAAGAGGCAAAGCTTCCCTTTGGAGACCCACACGGCGACGGCGTTCCGCCGATGCCGCTCTTCGGCCATGGTTACTTCACCCACGTTACCGGTTCAACACACAAGGAGAACGGGCTTAGAGACGTCTATACCCCCGAGGTTCACGACAGGCTCGTGAGAAGGATTCACCGGAAGATTGAGCAAAACCGTGAGGTTTACGAAAAGTACGAGGAGCACTTCACTGAAGATGCTGAAATCCTCGTTGTCAGCTGGGGCGTAACGGCAAGACCTGCCCTCGGAGCGGTTCTCAAGGCCAGGAAAGAGGGAATAAACGTCGGCCTCTTCGTACCAAAGACCGTTCACCCGTTCCCCTCAGAGAGGATGCGCGAGCTGGCGAAAAAGGCAAGGGCAATACTCGTCGCCGAGATGAACCTCGGCCAGATGATAATAGAGGTCGAGCGCTACGTTAACGACGACGTTCTTCTCAGGGGGGTGAACAGGATAGGCGGCGTGCCTCTAACGGTTGAGGAAATCCTGCGCGAGATAAGGGGTGTTGCATGA